In Haloplasma contractile SSD-17B, the following are encoded in one genomic region:
- a CDS encoding F0F1 ATP synthase subunit delta translates to MVNESSIEYATALFEVALESKNVHNYFHQIIMVNELLEQEEDYLRLLEHPKIEKAKKTEMIGNVFKEAIQKEILHFLYILVDHNRIRNLNEIVIELTKLVNDYHKVLDVDAYTTVELDKKQRQTLTSKLEQKYKRKIMIENHIDSSIIGGMRLVIGEQIIDNSLRTHFAKLRSVLK, encoded by the coding sequence ATGGTGAATGAATCGTCAATTGAGTATGCTACTGCCCTTTTTGAAGTTGCCCTAGAAAGTAAGAATGTGCACAACTATTTTCATCAAATAATAATGGTAAACGAGCTTCTAGAACAAGAAGAAGATTACCTTAGACTACTTGAGCATCCTAAGATAGAAAAAGCAAAAAAAACTGAAATGATAGGAAATGTTTTTAAGGAAGCGATTCAAAAAGAAATTTTACATTTCCTTTATATTTTGGTAGATCATAATCGAATTAGAAATCTAAATGAAATTGTGATTGAGTTAACAAAGCTTGTTAATGACTACCATAAAGTCTTAGATGTAGATGCCTATACAACAGTAGAACTAGATAAAAAACAAAGGCAAACGTTAACAAGTAAATTAGAGCAAAAGTATAAGCGTAAAATTATGATAGAGAATCATATCGATTCTTCTATAATAGGTGGTATGCGCTTAGTAATCGGTGAACAAATCATCGATAATTCACTTCGCACCCATTTTGCAAAACTGAGAAGTGTTTTAAAATAA
- the atpA gene encoding F0F1 ATP synthase subunit alpha: MAIKPEEISALIKDQIKNYEKHLETKETGTVIKIGDGIALVHGLDRAMAGELLEFPNDVFGMVLNLEQSHVGVILLGDFKLVKEGDTVNRTGRILEVPVGEELIGRVVNPLGVPIDGQGPINAKKMRQVEQKASGVMARKSVHEPLQTGIKSIDAIVPIGRGQRELIIGDRQTGKTSLAIDAIINQKGQDCLCVYVAIGQKESTVVGVTETLRKHGAMDYSIVVSASASHPSPLLFLAPYAGVTMAEEFMYSGKDVLIVYDDLSKHAVAYRELSLLLRRPPGREAFPGDVFYLHSRLLERAAKLNEEHGGGSITALPIIETKAGDISAYIPTNVISITDGQIFLQSDLFYSGIRPAINAGLSVSRVGGAAQIKAIKKVSGTLRLNLATYRELEAFTQFGSDLDETTKSKLDRGRRTVEVLKQDLHEPISVEKQVCIIYALTTGLLDDVNVEDITRFETELYHYVDSSEKGKEIINEINETKQLPDKEKMDDMIKDFKQQFIS; this comes from the coding sequence GTGGCTATTAAACCTGAAGAGATTAGTGCACTAATTAAAGACCAAATAAAGAATTATGAAAAACATTTAGAGACAAAAGAAACCGGTACAGTAATCAAGATTGGTGACGGTATTGCATTAGTGCATGGTTTAGATCGAGCAATGGCCGGTGAGTTGTTAGAATTCCCTAATGATGTGTTTGGAATGGTATTAAACCTTGAACAAAGCCATGTTGGGGTAATATTATTAGGTGACTTCAAACTAGTAAAAGAAGGAGACACCGTAAACCGAACAGGTCGTATTCTTGAAGTACCTGTTGGGGAAGAATTAATTGGACGAGTTGTTAATCCATTAGGTGTACCAATTGATGGACAAGGACCAATTAACGCTAAGAAAATGCGTCAAGTCGAGCAAAAAGCATCAGGTGTTATGGCACGTAAGTCAGTACACGAGCCATTACAAACGGGTATTAAAAGTATAGATGCTATCGTTCCTATTGGACGTGGCCAGCGTGAATTAATCATCGGTGACCGTCAAACAGGGAAGACATCTTTAGCGATTGATGCAATTATCAATCAAAAAGGACAGGATTGTCTTTGTGTTTATGTAGCAATTGGTCAAAAAGAATCAACAGTAGTTGGTGTAACTGAAACATTACGTAAACATGGTGCAATGGATTATTCAATCGTTGTATCAGCGTCGGCATCACATCCATCACCATTACTATTCCTAGCACCGTATGCGGGTGTAACAATGGCAGAGGAATTTATGTACAGTGGTAAAGACGTTCTAATCGTATACGATGATTTATCTAAGCATGCGGTTGCGTACCGTGAGCTTTCACTATTATTACGTCGTCCTCCAGGTCGTGAAGCATTCCCAGGAGATGTATTCTACTTACATTCTCGTTTACTTGAGCGTGCTGCTAAGTTAAATGAGGAACATGGTGGCGGTTCAATTACAGCCTTGCCAATCATTGAAACGAAAGCTGGAGATATTTCTGCATATATCCCTACAAACGTAATATCGATTACGGATGGTCAGATTTTCTTACAGTCAGACTTATTCTATTCAGGAATTCGTCCTGCAATTAATGCAGGTTTATCTGTATCACGTGTAGGTGGTGCGGCACAGATTAAAGCAATCAAAAAAGTTTCAGGAACATTGCGTCTGAACCTTGCAACATACCGTGAATTGGAAGCATTTACGCAGTTTGGTTCTGACTTAGATGAAACGACTAAGTCAAAATTGGATCGTGGTCGTCGTACGGTTGAGGTGCTGAAACAGGATTTACATGAGCCTATTTCAGTAGAAAAACAGGTGTGTATCATTTATGCGCTGACAACCGGATTATTAGATGATGTAAATGTTGAGGATATCACACGTTTTGAAACGGAACTTTATCATTATGTAGATTCTTCAGAAAAAGGAAAAGAGATCATTAATGAAATAAATGAAACTAAACAATTACCTGATAAGGAAAAAATGGATGACATGATTAAAGACTTTAAGCAACAGTTTATAAGCTAA
- the atpF gene encoding F0F1 ATP synthase subunit B — MDFAKAIEQLVNEGLFPNPVTFIIQITSTVILFIVLKRLVWDAVVDMLEKRQDVIVNDLKTARKSREEAVELQKSYESQLQNAKEQASEIVDRARKSATEQSDLIISEAEEKARYKIEKAENEIELERERVRSNLKNEVVEIALLAAEKLVNENMDNEKNRNLINQFIEEVGE; from the coding sequence ATGGATTTTGCTAAAGCAATAGAACAGTTGGTAAATGAAGGATTGTTTCCAAATCCAGTAACGTTTATTATACAAATTACATCAACTGTTATATTATTTATTGTGTTAAAGCGTCTTGTATGGGATGCAGTTGTAGATATGTTAGAAAAACGACAAGATGTAATCGTTAATGACTTAAAGACTGCGAGAAAATCTCGTGAAGAGGCAGTAGAACTTCAAAAAAGTTATGAGTCACAACTTCAAAACGCAAAAGAGCAAGCATCAGAAATAGTTGATCGTGCTAGAAAGAGTGCAACGGAACAAAGTGATTTAATTATTAGCGAAGCTGAGGAAAAGGCACGTTATAAAATTGAAAAGGCTGAAAATGAAATAGAGTTAGAACGTGAACGAGTTCGTTCTAATCTAAAAAATGAAGTCGTTGAGATTGCCTTATTAGCAGCTGAAAAACTTGTTAATGAAAATATGGATAACGAGAAAAATCGCAATTTAATTAATCAGTTTATTGAAGAGGTAGGCGAGTAG
- the atpD gene encoding F0F1 ATP synthase subunit beta yields MNKGKIVSVMGPVVDVSFDTGELPAIFNALKIKQDAKDNNGVPVELTLEVELHLGDHVVRCVAMDSTDGLVRGMEVIDTGNAIKTPVGREVLGRIFNVLGEPIDEGEPVPDTVQRDPIHREAPEFEDLSSDVEILETGIKVIDLLAPYIKGGKIGLFGGAGVGKTVLIQELIHNIAQEHGGISVFAGVGERTREGNDLYHEMSDSGVINKTAMVFGQMNEPPGARLRVGLTGLTIAEHFRDRENQDVLFFVDNIFRFTQAGSEVSALLGRMPSAVGYQPTLATEMGQLQERITSTKNGSVTSIQAVYVPADDYTDPAPATTFAHLDATTNLSRKLSQMGIYPAVDPLASTSRALAPDIVGEEHYSIARQVQKMLQRYNELQDIIAILGMDELSEEDKLTVHRARRIQLFLSQNAHVAEQFTGQPGTYVEVKETIRGFREILEGKHDDVPEDAFHLTGTIDDALAKAKEIQGS; encoded by the coding sequence ATGAATAAAGGTAAAATTGTTTCGGTAATGGGACCCGTAGTCGATGTTTCGTTTGACACAGGAGAGTTACCTGCAATATTTAATGCATTAAAAATCAAACAAGATGCAAAAGACAATAATGGAGTACCGGTTGAATTAACATTAGAGGTAGAGCTTCATCTAGGTGATCATGTTGTTCGTTGTGTTGCAATGGACAGTACAGATGGACTAGTAAGAGGAATGGAAGTAATTGATACAGGAAATGCGATTAAAACTCCAGTTGGTAGAGAGGTATTAGGGCGTATATTTAACGTTCTAGGTGAGCCAATAGATGAAGGTGAACCGGTTCCTGATACAGTACAGAGAGATCCGATTCACAGAGAGGCCCCTGAGTTCGAAGATTTATCAAGTGATGTTGAAATTCTAGAGACAGGTATAAAAGTAATTGATTTATTAGCGCCATATATCAAAGGTGGTAAAATCGGATTATTTGGTGGAGCCGGTGTAGGAAAGACGGTTCTTATTCAGGAATTAATTCATAACATCGCACAGGAGCACGGAGGAATCTCAGTATTCGCTGGTGTAGGAGAACGTACACGTGAAGGAAATGACCTATACCATGAAATGAGTGATTCAGGAGTAATTAATAAGACAGCGATGGTGTTTGGACAAATGAACGAACCACCAGGAGCACGTCTTCGTGTAGGATTAACGGGTCTTACTATTGCAGAACATTTCCGTGACCGTGAAAACCAAGATGTATTATTCTTTGTAGATAACATCTTCCGGTTTACTCAAGCTGGTTCAGAGGTTTCTGCACTGCTCGGTCGTATGCCATCTGCCGTAGGTTACCAACCTACACTAGCAACTGAAATGGGACAGTTACAAGAGCGAATCACTTCAACTAAAAATGGATCGGTTACATCGATCCAAGCGGTGTATGTACCAGCGGATGACTATACTGATCCGGCACCTGCGACTACATTTGCTCACTTAGATGCAACAACTAACCTGTCGCGTAAATTATCTCAAATGGGAATTTACCCTGCAGTAGACCCATTAGCTTCAACATCTCGAGCATTAGCACCTGATATTGTTGGTGAAGAGCATTATAGTATAGCAAGACAGGTTCAAAAAATGTTACAGCGATATAATGAACTTCAAGATATTATTGCAATTTTAGGAATGGATGAGCTATCTGAAGAGGATAAGTTAACCGTTCATAGAGCACGTCGTATACAATTGTTCCTATCTCAAAATGCACACGTTGCTGAACAGTTTACAGGACAGCCGGGTACTTATGTTGAAGTAAAAGAAACTATTCGAGGATTTAGAGAAATCTTAGAAGGTAAACATGACGATGTTCCTGAGGATGCATTCCACTTAACAGGTACAATTGATGATGCTTTAGCTAAGGCAAAAGAGATTCAAGGATCATAA
- the atpG gene encoding ATP synthase F1 subunit gamma has protein sequence MASGSMRDIKAKINATKKTSQITKAMNMVSASKLRKAESTIKNYRPFMKSIEILISHLIHSTLDVEHTMLKEREVKRTGYILITSDRGLAGGYNNSLFRKFKDDVEQKHKSSKEYEVAVLGLKGYTYYRNKDLNLVNDEVVNIRDDVQFLDIKDTIQSMIDLYVLEEIDEIVIYYNHYVNTVTQTVEAAQVLPVKDVAKSDEEVPKLYDLEPSPQAVIDTLMPIYIQNMIYGYILNAKASEHASRMTAMKNATDNAIDLIDTLTLHYNRARQAAITQEISEIVGGVAALE, from the coding sequence ATGGCTAGTGGTTCAATGCGTGATATTAAAGCCAAGATAAATGCCACAAAAAAGACTTCACAAATCACGAAGGCTATGAATATGGTATCAGCGTCTAAGCTTAGAAAGGCAGAGAGCACAATTAAAAATTATCGACCTTTTATGAAAAGTATTGAAATATTAATTTCACATTTAATACATTCGACCTTAGATGTTGAACATACGATGCTTAAAGAACGTGAAGTAAAACGAACTGGGTATATCTTAATCACTTCCGATAGAGGCCTAGCGGGTGGATATAATAACTCGTTATTCCGAAAATTTAAAGATGATGTAGAACAAAAACATAAATCCTCTAAGGAATATGAAGTAGCTGTTTTAGGGCTAAAAGGGTATACATATTATCGTAATAAGGACCTTAATCTTGTAAATGATGAGGTTGTAAATATTAGAGATGATGTCCAGTTTCTTGACATAAAAGATACAATTCAAAGCATGATTGACTTATATGTGCTTGAAGAAATTGATGAAATTGTGATTTATTATAATCATTATGTTAATACAGTAACACAAACTGTAGAGGCAGCACAGGTTTTACCGGTTAAAGACGTAGCAAAGTCAGATGAAGAAGTACCTAAGCTATATGACTTAGAGCCTTCTCCACAAGCGGTCATCGATACATTAATGCCAATCTATATTCAGAATATGATTTATGGATATATATTGAATGCAAAAGCGAGTGAACATGCCTCAAGAATGACAGCGATGAAGAATGCAACTGACAATGCGATTGATTTAATTGATACATTAACATTGCATTACAATAGAGCAAGACAAGCGGCCATTACTCAGGAGATTTCAGAAATTGTTGGTGGTGTAGCCGCACTAGAATAG
- the atpE gene encoding ATP synthase F0 subunit C: MLDLILTAEFNASYVDAFKYLGAGIAMIAGIGAGIGQGIAAGKAAEAVGRQPEAEGKIRNMMLLGQGVAETTGIYAFVIAILLMFVA; encoded by the coding sequence ATGCTAGATTTAATTTTAACTGCAGAATTTAACGCGTCGTATGTGGATGCATTCAAATACTTAGGTGCTGGAATCGCAATGATTGCTGGTATTGGTGCCGGAATTGGACAAGGTATCGCAGCAGGTAAAGCAGCTGAAGCGGTAGGACGCCAACCAGAAGCTGAAGGTAAAATCCGTAACATGATGCTTTTAGGTCAAGGGGTTGCTGAGACAACTGGTATCTATGCGTTCGTAATTGCAATCTTATTAATGTTTGTTGCTTAG
- a CDS encoding F0F1 ATP synthase subunit A, protein MFTFEKDEGLYINIGDGYQIVPHVVSIILITIIITTLAIIINAKIKNTDPLQKPKGLVFVAELFVTGINGFIKELGGNKLIKLAPYIGFLAVYLFLSNIFGLFGFAPPTANLSVTGTLGIITFILIQYHAIKYKGIGGRTKELFEPYPIMFPINVLGEIALPISLSFRLFGNILAGTIVMTIIYAGLSMGFGSLLQFTGPYSEFIGGMIGTPLTAIFHVYFDLFAGLIQTVIFVLLTSVFISLATE, encoded by the coding sequence TTGTTTACGTTTGAAAAAGACGAAGGGTTGTATATAAACATTGGAGATGGCTATCAAATCGTCCCACATGTCGTGTCAATTATTCTAATTACCATTATTATCACAACCCTGGCAATCATAATCAATGCAAAAATTAAAAATACAGACCCATTACAGAAACCTAAAGGGCTTGTATTCGTTGCTGAACTCTTTGTAACTGGTATAAACGGGTTTATCAAAGAGTTAGGTGGAAACAAGTTAATCAAACTAGCTCCATACATCGGCTTTTTGGCTGTTTATTTATTCCTATCAAATATATTTGGATTGTTTGGTTTTGCTCCCCCAACAGCAAACTTATCGGTAACAGGTACACTAGGAATCATTACCTTTATATTAATTCAGTATCATGCAATTAAATATAAAGGAATTGGTGGGCGTACTAAAGAATTATTTGAACCCTATCCAATCATGTTCCCAATTAATGTATTAGGAGAGATAGCACTTCCTATTTCATTATCATTCCGTTTATTTGGGAATATACTTGCTGGTACAATCGTAATGACGATTATCTATGCTGGACTTAGTATGGGGTTTGGTTCACTCTTACAATTCACAGGACCATATAGTGAATTTATAGGTGGTATGATTGGGACACCGTTAACTGCAATATTTCATGTTTATTTTGATTTATTCGCAGGGTTAATACAGACTGTAATTTTTGTGTTATTAACATCTGTATTTATATCATTAGCAACTGAATAA